Proteins from a single region of Shinella zoogloeoides:
- a CDS encoding GcvT family protein, with the protein MSALPSHARVVIIGGGAVGASALYHLAKAGWTDCVLLEKNELTAGSTWHAAGNVPTFSSSWSIMNMQRYSASLYRELGELVDYPMNYHVTGSIRLGHSKERLQEFKRVVGMGRYQGMDLDILTPDEMRGRYPFLETHDLTGALYDPYDGDIDPAQLTQALAKGARDMGAKIFRFCPATGARREGEEWVISTPQGEIRCEKVVNAAGYYAREVGKWFGREVPMMVMSHQYILFEEIPELAAWSREAGHKLPLLRDVDSSYYLRQEKTGMNLGPYERNCKAHWVTPDDPMPDDFSFQLFPDDLDRLEWYLNDAVERVPILGTAGLSRMINGPIPYAPDGNPLIGPMPGVPNAFEACVFTFGICQAGGAGKVLAEWVTEGETEWDMWSCDPRRYTSFAADKDYCIAKGMEIYGHEYAMHFPKHAWPAGRDRKLSPIHDRIKALGAQFKPYNGWERANWYARPGDDLSEESTQTWNREGPWRPRIEEECRAVTEAAGILDLPGFSRFRVKGEGATAWLSSLVTGKVPKPGRIGLAYFSDDKGRIVTEMSVMMLDEDFFFLITAATAQWHDFEWLTKHLPKDAAFTIDDVTDNFSCQILSGPNSRAILADVSDADLSKGWLTHQSCQIAGRWCQLVRVSFAGELGWEIHTKIEDTAAIFDAVWAAGQKHGLKPFGMEALDSLRIEKGYRAWKGDLSTDYTILQGGLDRFVDWTKPDFKGKPALEREKQQGVTKRFVTLTVEAGECDAPYMSTLWHGGKVVGETTSGNWGYRVGKSIALGMLRADLAVPGTEIEVEIYGDRFKATVQPDGPLFDPNNERLRA; encoded by the coding sequence ATGTCCGCACTGCCAAGCCATGCCCGTGTCGTTATCATCGGTGGAGGCGCTGTCGGCGCATCCGCGCTCTATCATCTGGCGAAGGCCGGATGGACGGATTGCGTGCTGCTCGAAAAGAACGAGCTGACCGCCGGCTCGACATGGCATGCCGCTGGCAACGTGCCGACCTTCTCCTCGTCCTGGTCGATCATGAACATGCAGCGCTATTCCGCCTCGCTCTACCGGGAGCTTGGCGAACTGGTCGATTACCCCATGAACTACCACGTCACCGGCTCCATCCGCCTCGGCCATTCGAAGGAGCGGCTGCAGGAGTTCAAGCGCGTCGTCGGCATGGGGCGCTATCAGGGCATGGACCTCGACATCCTGACGCCCGACGAGATGCGCGGCAGATATCCCTTCCTCGAAACCCACGATCTTACCGGCGCGCTCTACGACCCTTATGACGGCGATATCGACCCTGCGCAGCTCACACAGGCGCTTGCCAAGGGCGCGCGCGACATGGGCGCGAAAATCTTCCGCTTCTGTCCCGCCACCGGCGCGCGGCGCGAGGGCGAGGAGTGGGTGATCTCCACGCCGCAGGGCGAAATCCGCTGCGAGAAGGTGGTGAACGCCGCCGGCTATTATGCGCGCGAGGTCGGCAAATGGTTCGGCCGCGAGGTGCCGATGATGGTGATGAGCCATCAGTACATTCTCTTCGAGGAAATTCCCGAGCTTGCCGCATGGTCGAGGGAGGCCGGCCACAAGCTGCCGCTGCTGCGCGACGTGGACTCGTCCTATTATCTCCGTCAGGAGAAGACGGGCATGAATCTCGGCCCCTATGAGCGCAATTGCAAGGCGCATTGGGTGACGCCGGACGATCCGATGCCGGACGATTTCTCCTTCCAGCTCTTCCCCGACGATCTCGACCGCCTCGAATGGTATCTCAACGACGCCGTCGAGCGCGTGCCGATCCTCGGCACGGCGGGCCTGTCGCGCATGATCAACGGTCCCATCCCCTATGCGCCGGACGGCAATCCGCTGATCGGCCCGATGCCGGGCGTGCCGAACGCCTTCGAGGCCTGTGTCTTCACCTTTGGCATCTGTCAGGCCGGCGGGGCCGGCAAGGTGCTGGCGGAATGGGTTACGGAAGGTGAGACCGAGTGGGACATGTGGTCCTGCGATCCGCGCCGCTACACCAGCTTTGCCGCCGACAAGGACTATTGCATCGCCAAGGGCATGGAAATCTACGGCCACGAATATGCGATGCACTTCCCCAAACACGCATGGCCGGCGGGCCGGGACAGGAAGCTCTCGCCGATCCACGACCGCATCAAGGCGCTCGGCGCGCAGTTCAAACCCTATAACGGCTGGGAGCGCGCCAACTGGTACGCCAGACCCGGCGACGATCTTTCGGAAGAATCCACCCAGACCTGGAACCGCGAGGGGCCGTGGCGCCCGCGCATCGAGGAGGAGTGCCGCGCCGTCACCGAGGCCGCCGGCATCCTCGACCTTCCCGGCTTCTCGCGCTTCCGCGTGAAGGGGGAGGGCGCGACGGCTTGGCTTTCCTCGCTCGTCACCGGCAAGGTGCCGAAGCCCGGCCGCATCGGCCTTGCCTATTTCTCCGACGACAAGGGCCGCATCGTCACGGAAATGTCCGTCATGATGCTGGACGAGGACTTCTTCTTCCTCATCACCGCCGCGACCGCCCAGTGGCACGATTTCGAATGGCTGACGAAGCATCTGCCGAAGGATGCCGCCTTCACCATCGATGACGTGACGGACAATTTCTCCTGCCAGATTCTCTCCGGCCCCAACTCCCGCGCCATCCTCGCGGACGTGTCCGACGCCGACCTTTCCAAGGGCTGGCTGACGCATCAGAGCTGCCAGATCGCCGGCCGCTGGTGCCAGCTCGTGCGCGTCTCCTTCGCCGGCGAACTCGGCTGGGAAATCCACACGAAGATCGAGGACACCGCCGCCATCTTCGACGCCGTGTGGGCGGCGGGGCAGAAGCATGGCCTGAAGCCTTTCGGCATGGAGGCGCTGGACAGCCTGCGCATCGAGAAGGGCTATCGCGCCTGGAAGGGCGACCTTTCGACGGACTACACGATCCTGCAAGGCGGCCTCGACCGTTTCGTCGACTGGACCAAGCCCGATTTCAAGGGCAAGCCGGCGCTGGAGCGCGAGAAGCAGCAGGGCGTCACCAAGCGTTTCGTGACGCTGACGGTGGAAGCCGGCGAATGCGATGCGCCCTACATGTCGACGCTCTGGCACGGCGGCAAGGTCGTCGGCGAGACGACCTCCGGCAACTGGGGCTACCGCGTCGGCAAATCCATCGCGCTTGGCATGCTGCGTGCCGATCTCGCCGTGCCGGGCACGGAAATCGAGGTGGAAATCTACGGCGACCGCTTCAAGGCGACCGTCCAGCCGGACGGCCCGCTCTTCGACCCCAACAATGAAAGACTGCGCGCATGA
- a CDS encoding LysR family transcriptional regulator, whose protein sequence is MQIALIETFLDLMETRNFNRTAERLNITQSTVTHRINALEALFARKLFSRNKGGTQPTAAGLRFLDHAKALQHQWHEASRAVETAGAYERSMRLGLQHDLAAHYAGEWLAEVRRELPGTSIYLEVDYSNQMNRDLGAGDLDLAILFTPHYLPDLYYERIGEVRYEMVSNKVSHIDEVKPEDYIQAVYSPAFDRLHRQAYPGLSTAPIASGETTAILALMQKLGGSAFVTVADAARLAESGAANRVEGAEPIAQPVYAAVNVRTRHAHQHRRIIAALQALLAASNP, encoded by the coding sequence ATGCAAATTGCCCTGATTGAGACATTCCTCGACCTGATGGAAACGCGCAATTTCAACCGCACGGCGGAGCGGCTGAACATCACGCAATCGACGGTCACGCACCGCATCAACGCGCTGGAGGCGCTGTTCGCGCGAAAGCTCTTTTCGCGCAACAAGGGCGGCACCCAGCCGACGGCCGCGGGCCTGCGCTTTCTCGATCATGCGAAAGCACTGCAGCACCAATGGCACGAGGCCTCGCGCGCGGTGGAAACGGCGGGCGCCTATGAGCGCTCCATGCGCCTCGGCCTGCAGCACGACCTTGCCGCCCACTATGCCGGCGAGTGGCTCGCGGAGGTGCGCAGGGAACTGCCGGGCACCTCGATCTATCTGGAGGTCGACTATTCCAACCAGATGAACCGGGACCTCGGGGCCGGCGACCTCGACCTCGCCATCCTCTTCACGCCGCACTACCTGCCCGATCTCTATTACGAGCGCATCGGCGAGGTGCGCTACGAGATGGTGAGCAACAAGGTAAGCCACATCGACGAGGTGAAGCCGGAGGACTACATCCAGGCCGTCTATTCCCCCGCCTTCGACCGGCTGCACCGCCAAGCCTATCCCGGCCTTTCCACCGCCCCCATCGCCAGCGGCGAGACGACCGCGATCCTCGCGCTCATGCAGAAGCTCGGCGGATCGGCCTTCGTAACAGTGGCGGATGCCGCGCGGCTGGCGGAGAGCGGCGCGGCGAACCGGGTGGAAGGCGCGGAGCCGATCGCCCAGCCGGTCTATGCCGCCGTCAACGTACGCACGCGCCACGCCCACCAGCATCGCCGCATCATCGCCGCCCTTCAAGCGCTGCTGGCCGCATCGAATCCTTGA
- a CDS encoding SDR family oxidoreductase, protein MADWGRTGKGKIALVTGGGTGIGLAVARGLSAEGYSVVITGRRLAVLEKAAAEISAETGNPVRGIACDVGDPAQVAEAFAEVKRQFGRLDVLVNNAGSNVSPALLEDIPFEEWSSILAANLTGAFLCTQQAFRIMKDQTPRGGRIINNGSISATTPRPNSAPYTATKHAITGLTKSTALDGRKYDIACGQIDIGNAATDMTARMNAGVLQANGEIAPEPTMSVKHVADAVVYMASLPLDANVLNMTVMATTMPLVGRG, encoded by the coding sequence ATGGCGGACTGGGGCAGGACCGGCAAGGGCAAGATCGCACTGGTGACGGGCGGGGGAACCGGCATCGGGCTTGCGGTCGCGCGCGGTTTGAGCGCGGAAGGCTATAGCGTCGTCATCACCGGGCGGCGGCTTGCCGTTCTGGAAAAGGCGGCGGCGGAGATTTCGGCCGAGACGGGCAATCCCGTCCGCGGCATAGCCTGCGATGTGGGCGATCCGGCGCAGGTCGCGGAAGCCTTCGCCGAGGTGAAGCGGCAGTTCGGCCGTCTCGACGTGCTCGTCAATAATGCCGGCTCCAATGTCTCGCCGGCGCTCTTGGAGGATATCCCCTTCGAGGAATGGTCCAGTATCCTTGCGGCGAACCTCACCGGCGCGTTCCTCTGCACCCAGCAGGCCTTCCGCATCATGAAGGACCAGACCCCGCGCGGCGGGCGCATCATCAACAACGGCTCGATTTCCGCCACGACGCCGCGCCCCAACTCCGCCCCCTATACCGCGACGAAACACGCCATCACCGGCCTCACCAAGTCGACCGCCCTCGACGGGCGCAAATACGATATCGCCTGCGGCCAGATCGATATCGGCAACGCGGCGACGGACATGACGGCCAGGATGAATGCCGGCGTGCTGCAGGCCAATGGCGAGATTGCACCGGAGCCGACCATGTCGGTCAAGCACGTCGCCGATGCCGTGGTCTACATGGCCAGCCTGCCGCTCGACGCCAATGTGCTCAACATGACGGTGATGGCGACGACGATGCCGCTTGTCGGGCGGGGGTAG